From Rhizobium sp. NZLR1, a single genomic window includes:
- a CDS encoding ribose-phosphate pyrophosphokinase: MKVFAGNSNRQLAEAICTYLNVPLGRASVRRFADQEIFVEIQENVRGEDVFLVQPTAFPANDHLMELLIMIDAMRRSSARRITAVLPYFGYARQDRRASGRTPISAKLVANLITEAGADRVMTLDLHAGQIQGFFDIPTDNLFAMPVLTRDIKSHYDLSNVMVVSPDVGGVVRARALAKRLDCLLAIVDKRRDRPGDSEVMNIIGDITGKDCLLIDDIVDSGGTLCNAADAMLAKGAASVTAYITHGVLSGGAVTRVASSKLRELVITDSIQPTTAVLSAHNIRIVTTAPLIGEAISRTAQEESVSSLFD, translated from the coding sequence ATGAAGGTTTTCGCAGGCAATTCGAACCGGCAACTCGCCGAAGCGATCTGCACCTATCTCAACGTTCCCTTGGGGAGAGCCAGTGTTCGAAGGTTTGCCGATCAGGAAATCTTCGTGGAAATCCAGGAAAATGTGCGCGGCGAGGACGTTTTCCTCGTACAGCCCACCGCCTTCCCCGCTAATGACCACCTGATGGAACTGCTGATCATGATCGACGCGATGCGTCGTTCCTCAGCCCGTCGCATCACCGCAGTGCTTCCCTATTTCGGCTATGCGCGTCAGGACCGTCGTGCTTCAGGCCGCACACCGATCTCCGCCAAGTTGGTTGCAAACCTCATTACCGAAGCCGGCGCCGACCGCGTCATGACGCTCGATCTTCATGCCGGGCAGATCCAGGGCTTCTTCGATATCCCCACCGACAATCTCTTCGCCATGCCCGTGCTGACGCGCGACATCAAGAGCCATTATGACCTCAGCAACGTCATGGTCGTCTCGCCTGATGTCGGCGGCGTGGTTCGCGCCCGCGCGCTTGCCAAGCGGCTAGACTGTCTTCTGGCCATCGTCGACAAGCGTCGCGATCGGCCGGGTGACTCAGAAGTCATGAACATCATCGGCGACATCACCGGCAAGGACTGCCTGCTGATCGACGACATCGTCGATTCCGGCGGCACGCTCTGCAACGCAGCCGACGCGATGTTGGCCAAGGGCGCAGCCAGCGTCACCGCCTATATCACCCACGGCGTGCTTTCCGGCGGCGCGGTCACCCGCGTCGCGTCCTCAAAGCTTCGCGAACTCGTCATCACGGATTCGATCCAGCCGACCACGGCCGTGCTCTCGGCCCACAATATCCGCATCGTGACGACGGCGCCGCTGATCGGCGAAGCCATCAGCCGAACGGCCCAGGAAGAGTCTGTCTCTAGCCTTTTCGACTGA
- a CDS encoding aldo/keto reductase: MRYTTLGRTGLAVSRLAFGAMTFTSGDRSIGSIYKTDADVADALVGQALDAGVNFFDTADAYASGQSETILGQVLKARRNEVVIATKVGFRTGTLLGQAGLSRRHILWSIEQSLKRLGTDWIDVYIVHKEDPFTPLEETLSALDAVVRSGKVRYIGFSNWSAWKVAAALEIQKANGLAPFTHGQMYYSLLGRDVERDMVPMLQRYGLGLTVWSPLASGFLSGKYTRETLGDPENRYSGFDILPFDKERGFALVERMRAIATAHGTSVAQVAIAWLLATKAVTSVLLGASKPHQLADNLGAADLVLDEGELAALDAATEPAPVYPNWFIDNLVDSQQKAAFSR; this comes from the coding sequence ATGCGATATACGACCCTTGGCCGGACCGGACTTGCCGTTTCCAGGCTAGCCTTTGGCGCGATGACCTTCACATCGGGCGATCGCAGCATCGGTTCGATCTACAAGACCGATGCCGATGTTGCCGATGCGCTGGTCGGGCAGGCTCTTGATGCCGGCGTCAACTTCTTCGATACGGCCGACGCCTACGCATCCGGTCAGTCGGAAACGATCCTCGGCCAGGTTCTGAAGGCGCGGCGCAACGAGGTGGTAATCGCCACCAAGGTCGGCTTCCGCACCGGTACGCTGCTCGGCCAGGCCGGGCTCTCCCGACGTCACATCCTCTGGTCGATCGAGCAGAGCCTGAAACGGCTCGGAACGGACTGGATCGACGTCTATATCGTCCATAAGGAAGACCCGTTCACGCCACTGGAGGAGACACTTTCGGCGCTCGATGCGGTGGTGCGTTCCGGCAAGGTGCGTTATATCGGCTTTTCCAATTGGTCGGCGTGGAAGGTGGCGGCGGCGCTCGAAATCCAGAAGGCCAACGGGCTCGCCCCCTTCACGCATGGACAAATGTACTACTCGCTGCTCGGCCGCGATGTCGAGCGCGACATGGTTCCAATGCTACAGCGTTACGGTCTTGGGCTGACCGTCTGGAGCCCGCTCGCCTCGGGGTTTCTCTCCGGCAAATACACTCGCGAAACGCTCGGCGATCCGGAAAACCGCTATTCCGGTTTCGATATTCTACCCTTCGACAAGGAACGGGGCTTTGCGCTGGTCGAGCGCATGCGGGCGATCGCGACGGCGCACGGGACGAGCGTCGCGCAGGTGGCGATCGCCTGGCTGCTGGCGACGAAGGCGGTCACCAGCGTGCTGCTCGGGGCTTCGAAGCCGCATCAACTGGCCGACAATCTCGGCGCGGCGGATCTGGTGCTGGATGAAGGGGAACTCGCAGCCCTTGACGCGGCGACCGAGCCGGCGCCGGTCTATCCGAACTGGTTCATCGATAATCTCGTCGATTCACAGCAGAAGGCTGCTTTCAGCCGCTGA
- a CDS encoding LysR family transcriptional regulator — translation MAPDPFTGLTEFLAVADARSFTAAAASLGVTPTAVSQTIRALETRLGLPLFVRTTRRVALTEAGAALFQRVRPAAADIADAFDMLGGFRDRPLGHLRLTVPRMAVPLIVTPLLPRFRKAYPDISVEISVDDAAIDITERGFDAGIRIGEAIEKDMIAMRLTSDITWTVVGSPDYFARCGRPETPEDLTRHQAVRYRYPTSGAIYRWEFERTGRDFSVDPPGGLMVNDFLLLLQFAEAGLGLVYLPDISVSEAVASGRLERVLDAFLPTSPGLFAYFPARSQTQPKLRAFLDMASTLMRRKG, via the coding sequence ATGGCGCCTGATCCCTTTACCGGACTGACCGAATTCCTGGCGGTCGCAGACGCCAGGAGCTTCACTGCTGCCGCCGCATCGCTCGGCGTCACACCAACCGCCGTCAGCCAGACGATTCGGGCGCTTGAGACGAGGCTCGGCCTGCCGCTCTTTGTCCGCACAACGCGGCGCGTCGCGCTGACTGAAGCAGGTGCGGCACTCTTTCAGCGCGTCCGTCCGGCTGCTGCCGACATCGCCGACGCCTTCGACATGCTTGGCGGCTTCCGCGACCGCCCGCTCGGCCATCTGCGCCTCACGGTGCCGCGCATGGCCGTGCCGCTGATCGTGACGCCGCTGTTGCCGCGATTCCGCAAAGCCTATCCTGATATTTCAGTGGAGATCTCGGTCGACGATGCGGCGATCGACATCACCGAACGCGGCTTCGACGCCGGCATCCGCATCGGGGAGGCGATCGAAAAGGACATGATCGCCATGCGGCTGACATCCGATATCACCTGGACGGTCGTCGGCTCGCCCGACTATTTCGCCCGATGCGGCAGGCCGGAAACACCCGAGGATCTTACCCGCCATCAAGCGGTCCGCTACCGCTATCCGACATCGGGCGCCATCTATCGCTGGGAATTCGAGCGCACCGGGCGCGACTTCTCGGTCGATCCGCCCGGCGGTCTGATGGTCAACGATTTCTTGCTGCTGCTCCAGTTCGCCGAAGCCGGGCTCGGCCTTGTCTATTTGCCGGATATCTCGGTCAGCGAGGCGGTGGCGTCAGGGCGGCTCGAGCGTGTGCTCGACGCTTTTCTACCGACCTCGCCAGGCCTCTTCGCCTATTTTCCTGCCCGCTCGCAGACGCAGCCGAAGCTGCGCGCCTTTCTCGACATGGCGTCGACGCTGATGCGCCGCAAGGGATGA
- a CDS encoding 50S ribosomal protein L25/general stress protein Ctc — translation MSQETYELKAEARERVGKGSARELRRNGLIPAVIYGDKQAPIAIALNTNDVTKRIHAGGFMTTVATIEVDGKTYKVLPKDYQLDPVRDFTMHVDFLRVSGNTQVTVEIPVHFINEAKSPGIKVGGVLNIVRHEVEVHCPADAIPEFFNVDLNGKKIGDSIHISEVTLPKGVTPVIDRDFTIATIIAPAGGIDETAAEVGAEG, via the coding sequence ATGAGCCAGGAAACTTACGAGCTCAAGGCCGAGGCGCGCGAACGGGTTGGTAAGGGGTCCGCCCGTGAACTTCGCCGCAACGGTTTAATTCCCGCTGTCATCTATGGTGACAAGCAGGCCCCCATTGCCATCGCTCTCAACACCAATGACGTGACGAAGCGCATTCATGCCGGTGGTTTCATGACCACCGTGGCGACGATCGAAGTCGACGGCAAGACGTACAAGGTTCTGCCGAAGGACTACCAGCTCGATCCGGTCCGTGACTTCACGATGCATGTCGATTTTCTGCGCGTCTCCGGCAACACCCAGGTGACCGTCGAAATCCCCGTTCACTTCATCAATGAAGCGAAGTCCCCGGGCATCAAGGTCGGCGGCGTTCTGAACATCGTTCGCCATGAAGTCGAAGTTCATTGCCCGGCCGATGCGATCCCCGAATTCTTCAACGTTGACCTCAACGGCAAGAAGATCGGCGACAGCATCCATATTTCGGAAGTCACCCTGCCGAAGGGCGTCACCCCGGTCATCGACCGCGACTTCACGATCGCGACCATCATTGCCCCGGCCGGCGGCATTGACGAGACCGCTGCAGAAGTCGGAGCCGAAGGCTGA
- a CDS encoding EAL domain-containing protein, producing the protein MNNSVENRFFAIVCGALLVFVAPLFVLFLFLSSERADKEIRDHISVLLVANAQALAKPLWDLDEESVTQISATVVSQGAIVKVEVRDQSGQLDISQSTIPRSFDGKLVQVSRAIIYNTVDGPKNLGSISVYYPALGLFSGLKQEEVVFISIFIFAVLTVFGTALIGNRFFVIQPLMRLTAAIEATRQLGSRHHVDWQSNDEMGRLARSFNEMQTKLESEEKELKLAHRRATDIYNLTPAMLFSLDEEDRITAVSDYWLLATGYNRAAVIGRNFADLVTSTTRDKFLKRRQADSGMTVTVKFVCLDGRIMDVLIMESEAEAGVHDRLSLSVMTDVTELKASEDRNHRQAITDHLTGLLNRQGFEAVLDNKIAAADAAGQELACLFVDLDRFKWINDNMGHAAGDMALIELVERLKTYLAPSDEAARLGGDEFAILLPAKDAEKRAKVMCEQIASIFETPFAPDMHLSASVGIAIYPHHAATAAELLQKSDLAMYAKKRDGKNGAQLFDNAMLDRARSRAEIEANIEAGLVDNWFEAFLQPIVNLNGRGIAGFEALMRLNHPHKGLMPPAEIISVAEETAKIVRVGNVIMEKAICNLAKISRISGMQDTYLAINFSPLQFEPALPARLAAIVGRHGIRPERIVVEITEAVLMHDNPQIRMIVTELRRFGCRIALDDFGTGYSSLSYLNRFPVDIIKIDQSFTRAINDGDDDVRQKSRMLIEGITTLSHKMNCTVIAEGIETEEECRTLHQMGLDYGQGYLFHRPQHAAMLIEQLIASESAVARAS; encoded by the coding sequence ATGAACAATTCCGTTGAGAACAGATTTTTTGCGATAGTTTGTGGAGCGCTGCTTGTCTTTGTCGCTCCCCTCTTTGTTCTCTTCCTTTTTCTTTCCTCGGAACGGGCCGACAAGGAAATACGCGATCATATTTCTGTTCTTCTTGTCGCCAATGCCCAGGCGCTGGCAAAGCCGCTCTGGGATCTCGACGAGGAGAGCGTCACCCAGATCAGCGCGACGGTCGTTTCGCAGGGTGCCATCGTCAAAGTCGAGGTGCGCGACCAGTCGGGCCAGCTCGACATCAGTCAGTCCACCATCCCGCGCTCCTTCGACGGCAAGCTCGTCCAGGTGTCGCGTGCCATCATCTACAACACCGTCGACGGTCCGAAGAACCTTGGCAGCATCAGCGTCTATTATCCGGCGCTCGGTCTGTTCTCCGGCCTGAAGCAGGAAGAGGTCGTCTTCATCTCGATCTTCATCTTCGCGGTGCTGACCGTTTTCGGCACCGCGCTGATCGGCAACCGTTTCTTCGTTATCCAGCCGCTGATGCGGCTGACGGCAGCCATCGAGGCCACCCGCCAGCTGGGCTCCCGCCATCATGTCGACTGGCAATCGAACGATGAAATGGGACGGCTTGCCCGCAGCTTCAACGAGATGCAGACCAAGCTTGAAAGCGAGGAGAAGGAGCTGAAGCTCGCCCACCGCCGCGCCACCGACATCTATAATCTGACGCCCGCCATGCTCTTCTCGCTCGACGAGGAAGACCGCATCACCGCCGTCAGCGATTACTGGCTGCTTGCCACAGGATATAACCGCGCCGCCGTCATCGGCCGCAACTTCGCCGATCTGGTCACATCAACCACCCGCGACAAGTTCCTCAAGCGCCGCCAGGCGGATAGCGGCATGACCGTCACCGTCAAGTTCGTCTGCCTGGATGGCCGCATCATGGACGTCCTCATCATGGAATCGGAGGCGGAAGCCGGCGTTCACGACCGCCTCTCGCTATCGGTCATGACCGATGTGACCGAACTCAAGGCCTCCGAAGATCGCAACCACCGCCAGGCGATCACCGACCATTTGACCGGGCTTCTCAATCGCCAGGGCTTCGAAGCCGTCCTCGACAACAAGATCGCCGCCGCCGACGCGGCAGGCCAGGAACTCGCCTGCCTCTTCGTCGATCTCGATCGCTTCAAATGGATCAACGACAATATGGGCCATGCCGCCGGCGACATGGCGCTGATCGAGCTTGTCGAGCGTCTGAAGACCTATCTTGCCCCCTCCGATGAGGCGGCCCGTCTCGGCGGCGACGAATTTGCCATCCTGCTGCCGGCGAAGGACGCCGAAAAACGCGCCAAGGTGATGTGCGAGCAGATCGCCTCGATCTTCGAAACGCCGTTCGCCCCCGACATGCATCTGAGCGCTTCCGTCGGCATCGCCATCTATCCGCACCATGCCGCAACCGCGGCCGAACTGCTGCAGAAATCCGACCTGGCGATGTATGCCAAGAAACGCGACGGCAAGAATGGCGCGCAGCTCTTCGACAACGCGATGCTCGACCGGGCCCGCAGCCGCGCGGAGATCGAGGCCAATATCGAAGCCGGCCTCGTCGACAACTGGTTCGAGGCCTTCCTGCAGCCGATCGTCAATCTGAACGGTCGCGGTATTGCCGGTTTCGAAGCGCTGATGCGCCTCAACCATCCGCACAAGGGCTTGATGCCGCCGGCCGAGATCATCAGCGTCGCCGAAGAGACGGCAAAGATCGTCCGCGTCGGCAACGTCATCATGGAAAAGGCGATCTGCAATCTCGCGAAAATCTCCCGCATATCAGGCATGCAGGATACCTATCTCGCCATCAACTTCTCGCCGCTGCAGTTCGAGCCGGCGCTGCCGGCCCGCCTCGCTGCCATCGTCGGTCGCCATGGCATCCGCCCCGAGCGAATCGTCGTCGAGATCACCGAAGCCGTTTTGATGCACGACAACCCGCAGATCCGTATGATCGTCACCGAGCTTCGCCGCTTCGGCTGCCGCATCGCGCTTGACGATTTCGGCACCGGTTATTCGTCGCTGAGCTACCTCAACCGCTTCCCTGTCGACATCATCAAGATCGATCAGTCCTTCACCCGCGCCATCAACGACGGTGATGACGACGTGCGCCAGAAGAGCCGCATGCTGATCGAAGGCATTACCACGCTCTCCCACAAGATGAACTGCACCGTCATCGCCGAGGGCATCGAGACCGAAGAGGAATGCCGCACGCTTCACCAGATGGGGCTTGATTATGGCCAGGGCTACCTCTTCCATCGTCCACAGCATGCAGCCATGCTGATCGAGCAACTGATAGCCTCGGAATCGGCCGTCGCACGCGCCTCATGA
- a CDS encoding transporter substrate-binding domain-containing protein: MKKLLLLACLALPGAAHAQTVTFTTEDYAPFNYREGKEIKGATVEQVEKLMAAIGVDYTIEVMPWARAFGLARTAPMTCVFATAHNGARDPLFKWVEPLLIDRNILITRKGSGVTANNLDEAKKYTIGTQREDYTETILKEKGFTKLDVASDFNATLRKLLGGRIDMMPISELYFEKLKADQPVEMVTVLSAQPMSIACEKSFPDDLLARMQAALDKLIADGDQKQIFLKYGMNLSE, encoded by the coding sequence ATGAAAAAGCTCCTGCTTCTCGCATGCCTGGCGCTGCCCGGCGCTGCCCATGCGCAAACGGTGACTTTCACCACCGAGGATTATGCCCCCTTCAACTATCGCGAAGGCAAGGAGATCAAGGGCGCGACCGTCGAGCAGGTCGAAAAGTTGATGGCCGCGATCGGCGTTGACTACACGATCGAGGTCATGCCGTGGGCGCGCGCCTTCGGCCTTGCCCGCACGGCGCCGATGACCTGTGTGTTCGCCACCGCCCACAATGGCGCCCGCGACCCGTTGTTCAAATGGGTCGAGCCGCTGCTGATCGATCGCAACATCCTGATCACCCGCAAGGGTTCGGGCGTCACCGCCAATAATCTGGACGAGGCGAAGAAATACACGATCGGCACCCAACGCGAGGATTATACCGAGACGATCCTGAAGGAGAAGGGTTTCACCAAGCTCGATGTCGCCAGCGACTTCAACGCGACGCTACGCAAGCTGCTCGGCGGACGCATCGACATGATGCCGATCTCCGAACTCTATTTCGAAAAGCTGAAGGCCGACCAGCCGGTGGAAATGGTGACCGTACTCTCCGCCCAGCCGATGAGCATCGCCTGCGAGAAAAGCTTTCCGGACGATCTGCTCGCCAGGATGCAGGCTGCCCTCGACAAGCTGATCGCCGATGGCGACCAGAAGCAGATCTTCCTGAAATACGGCATGAACCTGTCGGAGTGA
- the pth gene encoding aminoacyl-tRNA hydrolase, translated as MLIIAGLGNPGSKYAGNRHNIGFMAVDAIQRRHSFSHWSKKFRAEIAEGEVGGEKVLLIKPQTFMNLSGEAVGEAMRFYKLEPADLVAIYDELDLPPGKARLKTGGGHGGHNGIKSLDAHCGREYRRLRLGIGHPGVKDMVQNHVLGDFAKADKAWLEPLLDTLADNADMLVRNEDSQLMNKIALALGGKAEEEKPRKANKTTEKKPAGQSHIHQARNHNQPKLLTTGPMADILKKMFGNEGE; from the coding sequence ATGCTGATCATCGCGGGTCTCGGCAATCCCGGCAGCAAATACGCCGGCAACCGGCACAATATCGGCTTCATGGCCGTCGACGCCATTCAGCGGCGCCACAGCTTCTCGCACTGGTCGAAGAAGTTCAGGGCCGAAATCGCCGAAGGCGAAGTCGGCGGCGAGAAGGTGCTGCTGATCAAGCCGCAGACCTTTATGAATCTTTCCGGTGAGGCCGTCGGCGAGGCGATGCGCTTCTACAAACTCGAGCCCGCCGACCTTGTGGCGATCTACGACGAACTCGACCTTCCCCCCGGTAAGGCGCGGCTGAAGACCGGCGGCGGCCATGGCGGCCACAACGGCATCAAGTCGCTCGACGCCCATTGCGGCAGGGAATACCGGCGGCTGCGCCTCGGCATCGGCCATCCCGGCGTCAAGGACATGGTGCAGAACCACGTGCTCGGCGATTTCGCCAAGGCCGACAAGGCCTGGCTGGAGCCGCTTCTCGACACGCTTGCCGACAATGCCGACATGCTGGTGCGAAACGAGGATTCGCAGCTGATGAACAAGATCGCGCTGGCGCTCGGCGGCAAGGCCGAGGAGGAAAAGCCGCGGAAGGCGAACAAGACGACCGAAAAGAAGCCGGCCGGCCAGTCGCATATCCACCAGGCCCGCAATCACAATCAGCCGAAGCTCCTGACCACTGGTCCGATGGCCGATATTCTGAAGAAGATGTTCGGCAACGAGGGAGAATGA
- a CDS encoding GNAT family N-acetyltransferase has translation MRLVPERNVAIRAAVASDLPGLTLLYRHLNPADPVLDKAMAEERFSAILAQPGMTVFIGFAGDLAAATATLIVVPNLTRNGASYALIENVVTHAGHRQCGYAGSVIGHAVTEAWKAGCYKVMLLTGSTNPATHRFYENCGFVRGKTGFQIRRP, from the coding sequence ATGAGACTGGTGCCGGAGCGGAATGTCGCCATCCGCGCCGCCGTTGCAAGCGATCTACCGGGACTGACCCTCCTCTATCGGCATTTGAACCCGGCCGATCCGGTTCTCGACAAAGCCATGGCCGAAGAACGCTTCTCCGCCATCCTCGCTCAGCCCGGAATGACTGTTTTCATCGGCTTTGCCGGCGATCTCGCCGCTGCCACCGCCACCCTGATCGTCGTGCCGAATCTGACGCGGAACGGCGCCTCCTATGCGCTGATCGAAAACGTCGTCACCCATGCCGGTCACCGCCAGTGCGGTTATGCCGGCAGCGTCATCGGCCATGCGGTGACTGAGGCCTGGAAGGCCGGCTGTTACAAGGTGATGCTGCTCACCGGCTCGACCAACCCGGCAACGCATCGCTTCTACGAAAACTGCGGCTTCGTGCGAGGTAAGACCGGCTTTCAGATCCGCCGGCCCTGA
- the clpS gene encoding ATP-dependent Clp protease adapter ClpS yields MSDNDIALKPKTKVKLKLDKPKLYKVILVNDDYTPRELVIMILKSVFRMSEETGYRVMMTAHKLGSCVVVVCARDIAETKAKEGIDLAKEMGFPLMFTTEPEE; encoded by the coding sequence ATGAGTGACAATGACATAGCCCTTAAGCCGAAGACCAAGGTGAAGCTGAAGCTGGACAAGCCGAAGCTCTACAAAGTCATTCTCGTCAATGACGATTATACCCCGCGCGAATTGGTCATTATGATCTTGAAGTCAGTCTTCCGTATGAGCGAGGAGACTGGCTACCGGGTGATGATGACCGCGCACAAGCTCGGCTCCTGCGTGGTCGTGGTCTGCGCCAGGGATATTGCCGAGACCAAGGCCAAGGAGGGCATAGACCTTGCGAAGGAAATGGGCTTTCCGTTGATGTTCACGACGGAGCCGGAGGAATAA
- the ychF gene encoding redox-regulated ATPase YchF — protein sequence MGFKCGIVGLPNVGKSTLFNALTKTAAAQAANYPFCTIEPNTGEVAVPDPRMRKLADIAKSKELIPTRISFVDIAGLVRGASKGEGLGNQFLANIREVDAIVHVLRCFEDSDITHVEGRINPVADAETIETELMLADLESLERRTEQTRKRATGKDKESMAMLPIMEASLKLLNEGQPVRTLLSTLDAEEIAILKSLNLLTSHPVLYVCNVAEAEASTGNEFTEAVAVMAREQGAETVVISAAIEAEVAQLPEDEAKEFLSALDLDEAGLDRLIRAGYKLLHLITYFTVGPKETRAWTIERGTKAPQAAGVIHSDFERGFIRANTIAYDDYIKFNGEVGAKDAGKARDEGKEYVVQDGDVIHFRFNT from the coding sequence ATGGGTTTCAAATGCGGCATCGTCGGTCTGCCGAACGTCGGCAAATCAACCCTCTTCAACGCGCTCACCAAGACGGCCGCGGCACAGGCGGCGAACTATCCCTTCTGCACTATCGAGCCGAACACTGGTGAAGTCGCCGTGCCCGATCCGCGCATGCGCAAGCTTGCCGACATCGCCAAGTCGAAGGAGCTGATCCCGACCCGGATCTCCTTCGTCGACATCGCCGGCCTAGTGCGCGGCGCCTCGAAGGGTGAAGGTCTCGGCAACCAGTTCCTCGCCAATATCCGCGAAGTCGATGCCATCGTCCATGTGCTGCGCTGCTTCGAAGACAGCGACATCACCCATGTCGAAGGCCGCATCAATCCTGTCGCCGATGCTGAGACCATCGAGACCGAGTTGATGCTCGCCGACCTCGAAAGCCTGGAGCGCCGGACAGAGCAGACGCGCAAGCGCGCCACCGGCAAGGACAAGGAGTCGATGGCGATGCTGCCGATCATGGAAGCGTCGCTGAAGCTGCTCAACGAAGGCCAGCCGGTGCGCACGCTGCTGTCGACGCTCGATGCCGAGGAAATCGCAATCCTCAAGAGCCTCAACCTTTTGACCTCGCATCCCGTGCTCTACGTCTGCAACGTCGCCGAGGCCGAGGCTTCGACCGGCAACGAATTCACCGAGGCCGTCGCCGTCATGGCTCGCGAACAGGGTGCCGAAACCGTCGTCATCTCGGCGGCGATCGAGGCTGAGGTCGCTCAGCTTCCCGAGGATGAGGCCAAGGAATTCCTCTCCGCCCTCGACCTTGACGAGGCCGGCCTCGACCGGCTGATCCGCGCCGGTTACAAGCTGCTCCACCTCATCACCTATTTCACCGTCGGCCCGAAGGAAACGCGTGCCTGGACGATCGAGCGCGGCACCAAGGCGCCGCAGGCCGCCGGCGTCATCCATTCGGATTTCGAGCGCGGCTTCATCCGCGCCAACACCATCGCCTATGACGACTACATCAAATTCAACGGCGAAGTCGGCGCCAAGGATGCCGGCAAGGCGCGTGACGAAGGCAAGGAATACGTCGTCCAGGACGGCGACGTCATCCACTTCCGCTTCAACACCTAA
- a CDS encoding MaoC family dehydratase has product MTAEKLSLEDFQPGRRFALGPKLVLAEEIIEFAREFDQQPMHLDEAAGRASILGGLAASGWHTSSMLMRMMADSYILNALCEGAPGIDLMEWRKPVLAGDTLQGHSTVLEARPMRSRSGMGIVKFRHEMENQRGELVCLSENSVMIRMHPGLTDISISPETSA; this is encoded by the coding sequence ATGACGGCAGAAAAGCTTTCCCTAGAGGATTTCCAGCCCGGCCGCCGCTTCGCCCTCGGTCCAAAGCTGGTGTTGGCCGAGGAAATCATCGAGTTTGCGCGGGAATTCGATCAGCAGCCCATGCATCTCGACGAGGCTGCCGGCCGCGCCAGCATTCTAGGCGGGCTCGCGGCCTCCGGCTGGCATACCTCTTCGATGCTCATGCGCATGATGGCCGACAGCTATATCCTGAACGCGCTCTGCGAGGGTGCGCCGGGCATAGACCTGATGGAATGGCGCAAGCCGGTGCTGGCAGGCGACACGCTGCAAGGCCACTCGACCGTGCTCGAAGCCCGGCCGATGCGCTCGCGCTCCGGAATGGGCATCGTCAAGTTCCGTCACGAGATGGAAAACCAGCGCGGCGAACTCGTTTGTCTCTCGGAGAATTCGGTCATGATCCGAATGCACCCCGGCCTCACTGACATCAGCATCAGCCCGGAGACATCAGCATGA
- a CDS encoding MaoC family dehydratase — MRMSELCAVGEKAEIGSYTFTEENIIRFATRFDPQRFHVDKEAAKDTLFGGLCASGWHTTAAWMRTFLAFWKSQSVALAQRGMTAPNLGPSPGFQKLQWLRPIFPGDVVTYSVTLLSSRPLASRPGWHLNTILCEGANQNGDPVMRFESGVLEFD, encoded by the coding sequence ATGAGAATGTCCGAGCTTTGCGCCGTCGGCGAGAAGGCCGAGATCGGCAGCTACACCTTCACCGAGGAAAACATCATCCGCTTCGCGACGCGCTTCGATCCGCAGCGTTTTCACGTCGACAAGGAAGCAGCCAAGGATACCCTCTTCGGCGGCCTTTGCGCTTCGGGATGGCACACCACCGCCGCCTGGATGCGGACCTTCCTCGCCTTCTGGAAAAGCCAGAGCGTCGCCCTCGCACAAAGAGGCATGACGGCTCCGAACCTCGGCCCTTCACCCGGCTTCCAGAAACTGCAATGGCTGCGGCCGATCTTCCCAGGCGACGTCGTGACCTATTCCGTCACCCTCCTTTCCAGCCGGCCGCTCGCGTCGCGGCCGGGCTGGCACCTCAACACCATCCTCTGCGAGGGCGCCAATCAGAACGGCGATCCCGTCATGCGCTTCGAAAGCGGCGTCTTGGAATTCGACTGA